The Tamandua tetradactyla isolate mTamTet1 chromosome 23, mTamTet1.pri, whole genome shotgun sequence genome includes a window with the following:
- the BUD23 gene encoding 18S rRNA (guanine-N(7))-methyltransferase isoform X2 → MACRGRRPEHSGPPELFYNKNEAGKYVRNSRMIEVQTKMAERALELLSLPEGQPCYLLDIGCGSGLSGDYLSDEGHYWVGIDISPDMLDAALDRDTEGDLLLGDMGQGVPFKPGSFDGCISISAVQWLCNANKKSDIPAKRLYCFFSSLYSVLARGARAVLQLYPENSEQLELITAQATKAGFTGGVVVDYPNSARAKKFYLCLFSGPSSILPKGLNECTDGGKERESTFTNERVPYKIARRGVVRKSRDWVLEKKERRRRQGKEVRPDTQYTGRKRRPRF, encoded by the exons TTCCCGGATGATCGAGGTCCAGACCAAGATGGCTGAGCGAGCACTGGAGCTCCTCTCTTTGCCTGAAGGTCAGCCCTGTTACCTGCTGGATATCGG CTGTGGCTCTGGGCTGAGCGGAGATTACCTCTCGGATGAAGGGCACTACTGGGTGGGCATTGACATCAGCCCGGACATGTTGG ATGCAGCGTTGGACCGAGACACAGAGGGCGATCTGCTTCTGGGAGACATGGGCCAGGGTGTCCCCTTCAAACCAGGGTCCTTTGACGGTTGTATCAG CATTTCTGCTGTGCAGTGGCTCTGCAATGCTAACAAGAAATCTGACATCCCTGCCAAGCGCctgtactgctttttttcttctctttattcgGTTCTG GCCCGTGGAGCCCGAGCTGTCCTGCAGCTGTATCCTGAGAACTCGGAGCAG CTGGAGCTGATCACAGCCCAGGCCACAAAGGCTGGCTTCACCGGTGGTGTGGTGGTAGACTACCCCAACAGTGCCAGAGCAAAGAA GTTCTATCTCTGCTTGTTTTCTGGGCCTTCAAGCATTCTGCCTAAG GGGCTGAACGAGTGTACGGATGGAGGCAAGGAGAGGGAGTCCACGTTCACTAACGAAAG GGTTCCATACAAGATTGCGAGGCGCGGGGTGGTGAGAAAGAGCCGTGACTGGGTCCTGGAGAAGAAGGAGCGCCGCCGACGTCAGGGCAA GGAAGTCAGGCCTGATACCCAATACACCGGCCGCAAGCGCAGGCCCCGGTTCTGA